A region of Candidatus Binataceae bacterium DNA encodes the following proteins:
- the radC gene encoding DNA repair protein RadC gives MAIRDWPSDERPREKLLDKGAAALSDAELLAILLRTGTPGHSALDLARDVLKSFHSLRKLIASDRQRFCAEPGLGPARYAELQASVEIARRQLSETLRAGPSLSSPRATRDFLSARLRDLEHEVFCCLYLDKRHRLIQFEELFRGTIDGASVHPREIVKLALQRNSAAVIIAHNHPSGVAEPSQADEFITQRVKEALALVDIRLLDHIIVGDGACVSLAERGLI, from the coding sequence ATGGCAATTCGGGACTGGCCGAGCGACGAACGGCCGCGAGAAAAGCTCCTCGACAAAGGCGCCGCCGCGCTCTCCGATGCGGAGCTGCTGGCCATCTTGCTGCGCACCGGCACGCCCGGGCACTCGGCGCTCGATCTGGCGCGGGATGTACTCAAAAGTTTTCATTCACTGCGCAAGCTCATCGCCTCCGACCGGCAGCGATTTTGCGCCGAGCCGGGATTGGGTCCTGCTCGCTATGCCGAATTGCAAGCGTCGGTGGAGATTGCGAGAAGACAACTGTCGGAGACCTTGCGCGCCGGCCCGTCGTTGTCGAGCCCGCGAGCCACGCGCGACTTTCTCAGCGCGCGGCTACGCGACTTGGAGCACGAGGTATTTTGCTGCCTATATTTAGACAAGCGCCATCGCCTGATTCAATTCGAGGAGTTGTTCCGCGGCACCATCGATGGCGCCAGCGTTCATCCGCGCGAGATCGTGAAACTCGCGCTGCAGCGCAATTCCGCCGCGGTGATCATCGCGCACAATCATCCGAGCGGCGTCGCGGAACCGTCGCAGGCGGATGAATTCATCACGCAGCGGGTGAAAGAAGCACTGGCGCTCGTCGATATCCGGCTGCTCGACCACATCATCGTCGGCGACGGCGCGTGTGTATCGCTGGCGGAGAGGGGACTGATCTGA
- a CDS encoding MIP/aquaporin family protein, with translation MRRALLAEGLGSLLLAATVIGSGIMAESLANGNVALALLANTAATVAVLAVLIALLAPISGAHFNPAVSLVQTLRGKLTWREAGGYVLAQVLGCSLGAILAHAMFALPLIETSLHARTGFPQWLGELVATFGLVLVILGIRRSQDAPWMVAGWIGAAYWFTSSTSFANPAITIARALSNTFAGIAPSHVSGFVIAQLLGAIAAIPVARALRGPEGNSAEAASSQVKYVE, from the coding sequence ATGCGCCGAGCTCTACTTGCTGAGGGCTTAGGCTCCCTGCTCCTTGCGGCGACCGTCATCGGCTCTGGCATCATGGCTGAGAGCCTCGCGAACGGTAATGTCGCTCTTGCCTTGCTTGCGAATACCGCGGCGACGGTTGCCGTGCTCGCCGTGTTGATCGCGCTCCTGGCGCCGATCAGCGGCGCGCACTTCAATCCAGCAGTGTCGTTGGTGCAAACCCTGCGAGGCAAGCTGACGTGGCGTGAAGCGGGCGGTTACGTGCTCGCGCAAGTCTTGGGCTGCAGCCTGGGCGCCATACTTGCGCACGCCATGTTCGCCTTGCCGCTGATCGAAACCTCGCTCCACGCACGTACTGGCTTCCCGCAGTGGCTGGGCGAGCTTGTTGCGACGTTCGGGCTCGTGCTCGTAATCCTAGGCATCCGTCGCAGCCAGGATGCGCCCTGGATGGTGGCGGGATGGATCGGTGCCGCGTACTGGTTCACCTCGTCGACTTCCTTCGCCAATCCCGCGATCACCATTGCTCGCGCGCTCTCCAACACCTTCGCGGGCATCGCCCCTTCGCACGTCTCGGGCTTCGTCATCGCCCAGCTCTTAGGAGCTATCGCCGCAATCCCGGTCGCGCGGGCGCTTCGGGGACCAGAGGGCAATAGCGCGGAAGCCGCCTCTTCCCAGGTTAAATATGTGGAGTAG
- a CDS encoding arsenate reductase ArsC, producing the protein MSARAYHVLFLCTGNSARSVLAESLLNHWGKGRFTAFSAGSFPKGQVNPLAVDLLKRMNLPTEGLRSKSWDEYAAPGAPPIDFIFTVCDNAAGEVCPVWPGKPMTAHWGVADPAAVEGTELEKATAFRKAFKELETRIKLFTALPIASLDAMTLKARLEEIGNSDGATRPS; encoded by the coding sequence CCTCTGCACGGGCAACTCCGCGCGCAGTGTACTCGCCGAGTCGCTCCTAAATCACTGGGGCAAAGGGCGTTTTACGGCCTTCAGCGCAGGCAGCTTCCCCAAGGGTCAAGTAAATCCTCTGGCCGTTGATCTCTTGAAGCGCATGAACCTTCCCACCGAAGGGCTTCGCAGCAAGAGCTGGGATGAATATGCGGCACCGGGCGCGCCGCCGATCGACTTTATCTTTACCGTGTGCGACAACGCGGCCGGGGAAGTATGCCCCGTCTGGCCGGGAAAACCGATGACAGCGCACTGGGGCGTGGCCGACCCTGCAGCGGTAGAAGGCACCGAGCTCGAAAAAGCCACTGCGTTCCGCAAGGCCTTCAAGGAGCTGGAAACGAGGATCAAGCTCTTCACGGCTTTGCCGATCGCCTCCCTCGATGCGATGACCCTGAAAGCGAGGCTTGAAGAGATCGGTAACAGCGACGGCGCCACCCGGCCTTCCTGA